One Streptomyces sp. 840.1 genomic window, CCGCGGCCACGATCGCCGGAATGTCCTCGAAGCCCGCGGCTCGCCCCGACTCCCGCTCGTCGGCCGGACCCTGGACCGCGAACCGGACGCCCTTGCGCACCGCCAGCAGCCCGACCCCGGGCGGCCCGCCCCATTTGTGCGCGCTCGCCGCGAGCAGCGACCAGCCGCCCGGCACCGGTGCCAGGCCCAGCGACTGGGCGGCGTCCACCAGCAGCGGCACCCCCGCCTCCCGGCAGAGCCCGGCGACCTCGGCCACCGGCTGCTCGGTGCCGACCTCGTGGTTGGCGGACTGCAGGCAGGCCAGCGCGGTGTCCTCGCGCAGCGCCGCCGCGTACCCCTGCGGGCTCACCGCCCCCGACCGGTCCACCGGCACCTCGGTGACCGATCCGCCGCGGCCCTCGTGGTCGGCGGCCGAATGGAGCACGGACGAGTGTTCGACGGCCGACACCACCAGATGGCGGCCGACACGCCGACGCCCGGCGAGAGCCCCGGAAATTCCTGAGTGCACCGCCCGGGTGCCCGAGGAGGTGAAAGTGAGCTCGTCGGGGCGGCAGCCGACCGCCTCTGCGGCCGCCTCCCTGGCCGCGTCCAGCAGCAGCCGGGCCCGGCGCCCCTCCCGGTGGAGCCGGGCCGGATCGGCCCAGCCCTCGTCCAGCGCGGCAAGCAGCGCCTGGCGGGCGACGGGGTGGAGGGGGGCGGCGGACGCGGCGTCGAAGTAGGGCACCCGGCCACGCTAGCCGGGTCCGGGGACCGGCTCGGGACCGCCCGCCCGCAGGGGTAGGAGAGGGGGCGTCAGATGGCGGCCGGTGGCGCGGATTCCACCCCTTCGGGGAGTCGGACGGCGCGTTGGGCACCCTCCCCGCGCGACCCCAAATAGCGTCCAGTAGGGTTTGGTCCGCATAAACATCCAAACCCCTGCCCGCGTCAGGGGCGGCGACCGACAAACGAGACGGGCGCGCCGACCGTGCGGGCGAGACTCTCGGGAAGGCGCTACGTGAGTCCCAACGGCTCCGACCGCTCGTCGCGGCGCCCGATGCGGCGGAAGCTGCCGCAGGTGCTGACTGCGGGCCTGATCCTGGCGACCGCAACCGGTTGCACATACAAGGATTTCCCCCGCCTTGGTATGCCTACACCGGTAACGGAAGAGGCCCCACGGATCCTTTCCCTCTGGCAGGGCTCGTGGGCGGCAGCGCTCGCCACGGGTGTGCTGGTCTGGGGCCTGATCCTGTGGAGCGTCATCTTCCACCGGCGCAGCCGCACCAAGGTGGAGGTTCCTCCGCAGACCCGGTACAACATGCCGATCGAGGCGTTGTACACCGTGGTCCCTCTGATCATCGTCTCGGTGTTGTTCTACTTCACCGCGCGCGACGAATCGAAGATCCTCGAGCTCTCCCCGAAGCCCGCCCACACGGTCAACGTGGTCGGCTACCAGTGGAGCTGGGGTTTCAACTACATCGAGAACGTGGACGGCTCGGCCGCCACGGGCAACGAGGTCCCCAAGGAGCTCGACGCCATCCCGGACCGGTTCCGCAAGGACTTCCCCAAGGGTGCTGACGGCGTCTACGACGTCGGCGTCCCGGGAACCCGGAACCCGCAGAACGGCAACCCGGGTCCGACCCTGTGGCTGGCCAAGGGGGAGAAGGTCCGCTTCATCCTGACTTCGCGTGACGTCATCCACTCCTTCTGGGTGGTGCCGTTCCTCATGAAGCAGGACGTCATTCCGGGCCACACCAACTCCTTCGAGGTGACTCCCAACCAGGAGGGCACCTTCATGGGCAAGTGCGCCGAGCTCTGTGGCGCCGACCACTCCCGCATGCTCTTCAACGTCAAGGTCGTCTCCCCGGAGCGCTACCAGGCGCACCTCAAGGAGCTGGCGAAGAAGGGCAACACGGGCTACGTGCCGGCCGGCATCGAGCAGACTGACCCGGCCAGGAATGCGGAGACGAACAAACTGTGAGCATCCTCAACGAACCTCAGGGTGCCGCGGCAGCAGACGACTCGTACGAGGACGAGCTGCCGGTCCGGCGCAAGCAGCCGGGAAACGTCGTCATCAAGTGGATGACCACCACTGACCACAAGA contains:
- a CDS encoding cysteine desulfurase/sulfurtransferase TusA family protein produces the protein MPYFDAASAAPLHPVARQALLAALDEGWADPARLHREGRRARLLLDAAREAAAEAVGCRPDELTFTSSGTRAVHSGISGALAGRRRVGRHLVVSAVEHSSVLHSAADHEGRGGSVTEVPVDRSGAVSPQGYAAALREDTALACLQSANHEVGTEQPVAEVAGLCREAGVPLLVDAAQSLGLAPVPGGWSLLAASAHKWGGPPGVGLLAVRKGVRFAVQGPADERESGRAAGFEDIPAIVAAAASLRAVRAEAAAESARLRALVDRIRSRVPVLVPDVEVVGDPVRRLPHLVTFSCLYVDGETLLLELDRAGFSVSSGSSCTSSTLTPSHVLRAMGVLSEGNVRVSLPPGTTEEDVDRFLDVLPGAVAGVREQLGAPAAAAPSPGPAASLVVDALGRRCPIPVIELAKVIGGVPVGGTVTVLSDDEAARLDIPAWCAMREQEYVGEEPADRGSAYVVRRLS
- the coxB gene encoding cytochrome c oxidase subunit II; the encoded protein is MSPNGSDRSSRRPMRRKLPQVLTAGLILATATGCTYKDFPRLGMPTPVTEEAPRILSLWQGSWAAALATGVLVWGLILWSVIFHRRSRTKVEVPPQTRYNMPIEALYTVVPLIIVSVLFYFTARDESKILELSPKPAHTVNVVGYQWSWGFNYIENVDGSAATGNEVPKELDAIPDRFRKDFPKGADGVYDVGVPGTRNPQNGNPGPTLWLAKGEKVRFILTSRDVIHSFWVVPFLMKQDVIPGHTNSFEVTPNQEGTFMGKCAELCGADHSRMLFNVKVVSPERYQAHLKELAKKGNTGYVPAGIEQTDPARNAETNKL